The following proteins are co-located in the Chitinophagales bacterium genome:
- a CDS encoding DUF5686 and carboxypeptidase regulatory-like domain-containing protein, with protein MKKGFFILLLLLPVMVRAQPISLQGIVMDSASGGGISYATIIINDNNTTGTRADSSGHFVIRSAKPLTSLTFSMVGYRSQRLTFSAADASNWLNVYLVHKESELDNITVLAGENPANRIIKAAVKNREKNNYANLRSYAYTAYEKFVLTGIPNAEALRDSSHTKLFRYVDQHHLLVMESVVKRIHLEPDLTKETVMAQKVSGLQNPNFTVLTSEFQTTNFYKPFINITTTDFVNPISPNSWNNYFFNIIDTVYSGQDTVFVMTYNPAKGKHFSSLKGIIEINSDGYAIQHVVAEPSDTSLATLFVKIEQRYAKADSTHWFLSQINTNIGFKKFFIDGLQVSMTGTTHVTEVTINPPLTRKDFDGVGIDILEDAAKKSDDYWNTQRAVTLTEREKTTYSLLDSVGSKNNFDNKINMLSSLQDGNLKLNYVSIQLYNVIKYNRQEGIRLGMGLETNSDLMRKYKVGGFAGYGLHDHVWKYGGFFEWKVYYPKNIKLLFNYSMSYEESGGTEYYQGSYWGNNENSRNYTITNFDFAERKEIAFTSRIRKYVNLELTAFDVHKDPTSSYAFVNSHSGEPVVQDQFDFAGFKAAARFSYKERIVESLDRYYWINMGYPTVWLQVTQGINGFINGEFTYTKYETKFSYAFPTKSIGITNITLEGGWVNTDMPATDLFSGRSSYSLLGLFSANSFQTMRSNEFVSNGFASVFFRQDFQSNIIRWGKFQPNFVFVTNIGWGKLSHPEDHLNTRIRSMEKGYFESGLMINNLAGKKFFGIARLSIGGGVFYRYGPYAFSNVFDNLAMKLSWSYNFK; from the coding sequence TTGAAAAAAGGTTTCTTCATACTGCTGCTGTTGTTGCCCGTTATGGTGCGGGCACAGCCTATATCTTTGCAGGGTATCGTGATGGATTCGGCAAGCGGCGGCGGCATTTCCTACGCCACAATCATTATCAACGACAACAATACAACCGGCACAAGGGCTGATTCATCAGGGCATTTTGTAATCAGGTCTGCTAAACCTCTCACCTCCCTCACCTTCAGCATGGTTGGTTACCGGTCGCAGCGATTAACATTTTCCGCTGCAGACGCAAGTAACTGGCTGAATGTCTATCTCGTGCACAAAGAATCAGAACTGGATAATATTACAGTGCTGGCCGGCGAAAATCCGGCAAACAGGATCATAAAGGCCGCTGTAAAAAACCGCGAAAAAAATAACTATGCAAACCTGCGGTCTTATGCCTACACGGCGTATGAAAAATTTGTATTGACGGGCATACCCAATGCGGAGGCGCTGCGTGATTCGTCGCACACGAAGTTATTCAGGTATGTTGATCAGCATCACCTGCTGGTGATGGAGTCGGTGGTGAAACGCATACACCTCGAGCCCGACCTCACCAAAGAAACAGTGATGGCGCAAAAGGTTTCCGGATTGCAAAATCCAAACTTCACGGTACTCACTTCTGAGTTTCAGACCACCAACTTTTACAAACCATTCATCAATATCACCACCACTGATTTCGTGAATCCCATCAGCCCCAACAGCTGGAACAATTACTTCTTCAACATTATTGATACCGTGTACTCCGGCCAGGATACTGTTTTTGTGATGACCTATAATCCTGCCAAAGGAAAACATTTCTCCTCCCTGAAAGGCATCATTGAAATCAATTCCGATGGCTATGCCATTCAGCATGTGGTGGCTGAACCTTCGGATACTTCACTGGCTACACTGTTCGTAAAAATTGAACAGCGGTATGCAAAGGCAGACAGCACGCATTGGTTCCTTTCGCAGATCAATACGAACATCGGCTTCAAGAAATTTTTCATTGATGGGCTGCAAGTGAGCATGACCGGCACTACCCATGTAACGGAAGTAACGATCAATCCGCCGCTTACGCGGAAAGATTTTGACGGTGTGGGTATAGACATACTGGAAGATGCGGCGAAGAAGAGCGACGACTACTGGAATACACAGCGGGCAGTCACGCTGACAGAACGCGAGAAGACCACCTACAGCCTGCTCGACAGCGTGGGCAGTAAAAACAACTTCGACAATAAGATCAATATGCTGAGTTCGCTGCAGGATGGAAACCTTAAGTTAAATTATGTAAGCATTCAGCTCTATAATGTGATTAAATATAACCGGCAGGAAGGCATCCGCCTTGGCATGGGGCTGGAAACAAACAGCGACCTGATGCGCAAATACAAGGTCGGCGGATTCGCGGGTTACGGGCTCCATGATCATGTTTGGAAATACGGTGGCTTTTTTGAATGGAAAGTATATTATCCGAAAAACATCAAGCTCCTTTTCAACTACTCGATGAGTTATGAAGAAAGCGGAGGCACGGAATATTACCAGGGCAGCTACTGGGGCAACAATGAAAATTCCAGAAACTACACCATCACCAATTTTGATTTTGCCGAACGTAAAGAAATTGCATTCACCTCGCGGATCAGAAAATATGTGAACCTGGAGCTTACGGCATTTGATGTACATAAAGATCCGACGAGCTCTTATGCCTTCGTCAATTCACATTCCGGTGAACCGGTGGTGCAGGATCAGTTTGATTTTGCAGGGTTTAAGGCGGCGGCCCGTTTCTCCTATAAAGAACGCATCGTGGAATCACTCGATCGGTATTACTGGATTAACATGGGTTACCCGACGGTATGGCTGCAGGTAACACAAGGCATCAATGGGTTTATCAATGGTGAATTCACTTACACGAAGTATGAAACCAAATTCAGCTATGCCTTTCCGACAAAATCAATCGGTATTACCAACATCACCCTCGAAGGCGGATGGGTGAATACCGACATGCCGGCCACAGATCTGTTCAGCGGCCGGTCAAGTTACTCGCTGCTGGGCTTGTTTTCCGCCAACAGTTTTCAGACCATGCGTTCCAATGAATTTGTGAGTAATGGTTTCGCCTCGGTATTTTTCCGGCAGGATTTCCAAAGCAATATTATCCGCTGGGGAAAATTTCAACCCAACTTTGTTTTTGTCACCAACATTGGCTGGGGAAAATTATCACATCCGGAAGATCACCTGAATACAAGGATCAGAAGCATGGAGAAAGGTTATTTTGAATCCGGGTTGATGATTAATAACCTGGCCGGGAAGAAATTCTTCGGCATTGCGCGGCTGAGTATCGGCGGAGGTGTCTTTTACCGTTACGGGCCTTATGCTTTCAGTAACGTGTTCGATAATCTTGCCATGAAGCTGAGCTGGTCCTATAACTTTAAATAG
- a CDS encoding aminotransferase class I/II-fold pyridoxal phosphate-dependent enzyme produces MSSNENPYGPSPLAREAMTDSILNSNRYNWNITGDLIAAIAIKNNVTDDNILIAAGSTEILDTLVHHFAMQQGSFVVAAPSYTNWSKAGEKAGLKKITVPLTADKKHNLQAMLAAITAHTKFIYVCNPNNPT; encoded by the coding sequence TTGAGTTCAAATGAAAATCCTTACGGGCCTTCTCCGCTGGCAAGAGAGGCAATGACTGACAGCATCCTTAACAGCAACAGGTATAACTGGAACATTACAGGAGATCTGATTGCAGCAATAGCGATAAAAAACAATGTTACCGACGATAATATCTTAATTGCTGCCGGTTCAACCGAAATATTAGACACCCTCGTTCACCATTTTGCCATGCAGCAAGGCAGCTTTGTTGTCGCAGCACCTTCCTATACCAATTGGTCAAAGGCCGGAGAAAAAGCGGGATTGAAAAAAATAACCGTTCCGCTTACCGCAGATAAAAAACACAATCTGCAAGCCATGCTGGCAGCGATTACCGCGCACACAAAATTTATTTATGTGTGCAATCCAAACAACCCGACCTGA
- a CDS encoding aminotransferase class I/II-fold pyridoxal phosphate-dependent enzyme: MIDEAYLDFTDQASVSNLVTENNNLVVVKTFSKIYGLAGARIGYAIAHSSMIEKISALQTWSCGDVSVVSRVGAIASLNDDAFLQQCYTKNEAARKYTIGQLTQRNIACIPSHTNFIYFSLTNYQKDFFALLKSNNIQGTNIFEEDGRWTRITVGTMDEMQKFIYAIT, translated from the coding sequence TTGATTGATGAAGCATACCTCGACTTTACAGACCAGGCTTCCGTCAGCAACCTTGTTACTGAAAATAATAACCTGGTTGTTGTAAAAACCTTTTCAAAAATTTACGGATTAGCAGGTGCCCGCATCGGCTATGCCATTGCACACAGCAGCATGATAGAAAAAATCAGTGCACTGCAAACCTGGTCATGCGGAGATGTAAGTGTGGTATCAAGAGTTGGTGCCATAGCATCTTTAAACGATGATGCATTCTTGCAACAGTGCTACACAAAAAATGAGGCAGCAAGAAAATATACCATTGGCCAACTGACACAACGCAACATTGCCTGCATACCATCTCACACCAACTTCATCTATTTTTCACTGACAAATTACCAGAAAGACTTTTTTGCATTGCTTAAAAGCAATAACATTCAAGGGACAAATATCTTCGAAGAAGACGGCAGGTGGACACGAATAACAGTGGGAACTATGGACGAAATGCAAAAGTTCATATATGCAATAACATAG
- a CDS encoding site-specific integrase yields the protein MNTNIVLSLDTRRSKKDGSFPLVMRLGHNRRTTSIPTGISLKEKDWDEKNRLVRKSYQGVDTVARLNNLLQKKKSEAMDVIMKLDEDGDLNAISVADLKNRLHQASESQSFFTFTEQLIEELKKAGRFGTARSYNCVYNVVRQFNQDRDLPFKGITYSFLSNFETSHTSKGNTANGLGVYMRTIRAIYNKAIKSALVEKDLYPFQVYKIKSIPTEKRALEWESLKKIIELELGPEHPCFNARNYFVASYMMYGMNFSDLAYLKKTDLQLGRILYRRRKTGKLYDIKVSDQLKAILDHYLASSRETEYIFPILKREKPEQQDKDIQWARKRYNKKLKRLATSCSIEKNLTSYVSRHSFATQAMLQQVPINAISSMLGHSSLKTTEIYLKALPNNILDDYNAKIMEGT from the coding sequence ATGAATACCAATATTGTGCTCTCACTTGACACCCGGCGCAGCAAAAAAGACGGTTCATTTCCGTTGGTGATGCGTCTTGGCCACAATCGCAGAACCACATCCATTCCTACCGGCATCAGCCTGAAAGAAAAAGATTGGGACGAAAAAAATCGACTCGTTCGAAAATCTTATCAAGGGGTTGATACTGTCGCAAGGTTAAATAACCTTCTGCAAAAAAAGAAATCGGAAGCCATGGATGTGATTATGAAGCTAGATGAGGACGGCGACCTGAATGCAATTTCAGTGGCTGATCTCAAAAATCGGCTTCATCAGGCCAGCGAAAGCCAATCCTTTTTTACGTTTACTGAACAACTAATTGAGGAATTAAAAAAGGCTGGTCGATTTGGGACAGCACGCTCTTACAATTGCGTTTATAACGTTGTCCGGCAGTTTAATCAAGACCGGGACTTGCCTTTTAAGGGCATCACCTATTCTTTTCTCAGTAACTTTGAAACAAGTCATACCAGCAAAGGAAATACTGCAAATGGACTGGGCGTATATATGCGCACCATTCGCGCCATTTATAATAAGGCTATCAAATCTGCACTTGTTGAAAAGGATCTCTATCCTTTTCAGGTTTACAAAATCAAATCCATTCCAACGGAAAAACGCGCACTTGAATGGGAGTCGCTAAAAAAAATCATAGAACTGGAGTTGGGCCCGGAGCATCCCTGTTTTAATGCTAGGAATTATTTTGTAGCCAGTTACATGATGTATGGGATGAATTTCAGCGATCTTGCTTATCTGAAGAAAACTGACCTTCAATTGGGCCGGATTCTTTATCGCCGCAGAAAAACCGGAAAGCTTTACGATATAAAAGTCTCAGATCAATTAAAGGCTATACTTGATCACTATCTTGCCTCATCAAGGGAAACAGAATATATCTTTCCCATCCTCAAAAGAGAGAAACCTGAACAACAGGATAAGGATATTCAATGGGCGCGGAAACGCTATAATAAAAAATTAAAAAGATTAGCAACATCCTGTAGTATTGAGAAAAATCTAACGAGTTACGTTAGCCGACATTCATTCGCTACACAGGCAATGCTCCAACAAGTGCCCATTAATGCCATTAGTTCAATGCTTGGGCATTCAAGTTTAAAAACAACCGAGATTTACTTGAAGGCATTACCCAATAATATTCTTGATGACTACAATGCTAAGATCATGGAAGGAACTTGA
- the cadA gene encoding cadmium-translocating P-type ATPase yields MDHSKMDHSQMDHSGHGAIPMGMEGHNHHKMMIEDFKKRFWVSLILTIPVLLISEMIQKFLGFNFTFAGDKYVLFILSSIIFFYGGLPFLKGFISEIKAKNPGMMTLIAMAISVAYFYSSATVFGLQGMDFFWELATLIDIMLIGHWIEMKSVLGASKALQLLVSMMPSVAHKVHGEHVMDVNLEELQKDDVIVVKPGEKVPADGIVVEGESYLNESMLTGESKPVKKEVNSKVIGGSVNGNGSVKVRVEHTGKDSYLNKVITMVEEAQKSKSKMQNLSDRAAKWLTYIALSAGFGTLAVWLLLGFPFVFALERMVTVMVISCPHALGLAVPLVVAISTAISAQHGLLIRNRTAFEESRKISAIVFDKTGTLTKGEFGVTRIESLSKNYTSDEVLRIAGALELSSEHPVASGIMRKIKEKKISIPKPEYFKAIPGKGVEAMVEGKEVKVVSPGYLKDQKISVPDNTFSSEAETIVFLLIDNQLTGFIALADEIRPESAEAIQKFKDNNIKVYMATGDNEVVAKSVSQQLKLDGYFSEVLPHQKVKIIKDLQDKGEFVAMTGDGVNDAPALAQADVGIAVGSGTDVAAETADIILVNSNPQDILNLILFGKATYKKMIQNLVWATGYNAFAIPLAAGVLYASGFVLGPAIGAVFMSLSTIIVAINAQLLRKNLN; encoded by the coding sequence ATGGATCACAGTAAAATGGATCATTCACAGATGGATCACTCCGGACACGGAGCTATTCCAATGGGAATGGAAGGCCACAATCATCATAAAATGATGATTGAAGACTTTAAAAAAAGATTTTGGGTCTCTTTGATTTTAACCATTCCTGTACTGTTGATCTCAGAGATGATTCAAAAGTTCTTGGGTTTCAATTTTACTTTTGCTGGAGATAAGTATGTGCTTTTTATTCTTTCCTCCATTATTTTCTTCTATGGAGGATTGCCGTTTCTGAAAGGGTTCATTTCCGAGATCAAAGCAAAGAATCCTGGGATGATGACATTGATCGCAATGGCAATTTCAGTCGCCTACTTCTATAGCAGTGCGACTGTTTTTGGCTTGCAAGGAATGGATTTCTTCTGGGAGCTTGCCACATTGATAGATATTATGCTCATTGGTCATTGGATTGAAATGAAATCAGTTCTTGGTGCATCAAAAGCATTACAACTGCTCGTCAGTATGATGCCTTCAGTTGCGCACAAGGTTCACGGTGAACACGTCATGGATGTGAATTTGGAAGAATTACAAAAAGACGATGTGATCGTAGTAAAGCCCGGAGAAAAAGTCCCCGCTGATGGCATTGTGGTTGAAGGCGAAAGTTACCTGAATGAATCCATGCTCACCGGTGAATCTAAACCCGTGAAGAAAGAAGTGAATAGTAAAGTGATTGGCGGCTCCGTCAACGGAAATGGTTCAGTTAAAGTAAGGGTGGAGCATACAGGCAAAGACAGCTATCTGAATAAAGTGATTACGATGGTTGAAGAAGCACAAAAGTCAAAGTCGAAAATGCAAAATCTTTCTGACCGTGCTGCAAAATGGCTGACGTACATCGCCCTCTCGGCCGGATTCGGAACGCTTGCGGTTTGGCTACTGCTTGGTTTTCCATTTGTATTTGCATTGGAAAGAATGGTAACAGTAATGGTGATTTCATGCCCACACGCTTTAGGATTGGCTGTGCCTTTGGTTGTTGCCATCTCCACTGCGATATCAGCACAACATGGGTTACTTATTCGAAACAGAACAGCATTTGAAGAATCCAGAAAAATTTCCGCCATCGTTTTTGATAAAACAGGAACACTGACTAAGGGTGAATTTGGTGTGACGAGAATTGAATCGCTGTCAAAAAACTATACTTCAGATGAAGTGTTACGAATTGCAGGCGCTTTGGAATTGTCATCCGAACATCCTGTTGCAAGCGGTATTATGAGAAAAATAAAGGAGAAGAAAATCTCTATTCCAAAACCGGAATACTTCAAGGCTATTCCCGGCAAAGGAGTGGAAGCAATGGTCGAAGGTAAAGAGGTAAAAGTTGTTAGTCCTGGATACTTAAAGGACCAAAAAATTTCGGTTCCCGATAACACTTTTAGTTCTGAAGCCGAAACTATAGTCTTTCTTTTAATCGATAATCAACTCACAGGTTTTATTGCGCTCGCTGATGAAATAAGACCTGAATCAGCAGAGGCAATTCAGAAATTCAAAGATAACAACATCAAAGTGTACATGGCAACTGGAGATAATGAGGTGGTTGCAAAATCAGTAAGTCAGCAGCTCAAACTTGATGGATATTTCTCGGAAGTATTACCGCACCAAAAAGTAAAGATCATAAAAGATTTACAGGATAAAGGAGAGTTTGTGGCTATGACCGGTGACGGAGTGAATGATGCACCGGCGCTTGCTCAAGCAGATGTTGGAATTGCAGTTGGTTCTGGTACCGACGTAGCTGCAGAAACAGCTGACATTATTTTAGTGAATAGCAATCCGCAGGATATTCTCAATTTAATTCTATTTGGCAAAGCGACTTACAAAAAGATGATTCAGAATCTTGTTTGGGCTACAGGATACAATGCCTTTGCAATCCCCTTGGCAGCAGGGGTGCTTTATGCATCGGGTTTTGTCTTAGGTCCGGCAATAGGCGCAGTTTTCATGAGTTTGAGCACAATCATAGTCGCCATTAACGCACAATTATTACGAAAAAACTTGAATTAA
- a CDS encoding efflux RND transporter periplasmic adaptor subunit, translated as MCTSVKLSSVILLFLLFGCNKPKQETDEHAGMDMMDNMMHLTAQEQDLIQLAIDTAQIKTIFETAAFTGSAAVDENSISSINSRVNGRIEKLFVRNPGEEVKKGQPLYSVYSEELLSDENEFLLSIEQQSNFTEQKNTVDALLEASHKKLLLWGLSETQINELAKNKKSSPTLTFFSNVSGYLSALNISEGEYVSTGTPLFKIASLETIWVNAGIYQNEISYLLQNPEIELEFEALPDELFKGQIIQNPPILDAGKQVAAVIIVVQNNASRIKPGMMATISVKRNQKKALVIPKSALVLSKEISVWIETKPGMYESRMVKTGIENKTEVEILSGIEEGALVVSSGAYLLNSGFVLKNGANAMGGMKM; from the coding sequence ATGTGTACATCAGTAAAATTATCATCTGTAATACTTCTGTTTTTGCTCTTTGGATGCAATAAGCCAAAACAAGAAACGGATGAACATGCAGGAATGGACATGATGGATAACATGATGCACCTCACAGCACAGGAACAGGATTTAATCCAGCTTGCAATTGACACCGCGCAAATCAAAACCATTTTTGAAACAGCAGCATTCACCGGCAGTGCCGCCGTTGATGAAAATAGTATCAGCAGCATCAATTCGCGTGTGAATGGAAGAATAGAAAAATTGTTTGTGCGTAATCCGGGTGAGGAGGTAAAAAAGGGGCAGCCACTTTACTCTGTTTACAGCGAAGAACTCCTATCCGATGAAAATGAGTTTCTTCTTTCAATTGAACAGCAATCAAATTTTACAGAGCAAAAGAATACCGTGGACGCTTTGTTGGAGGCATCACATAAAAAACTTTTGCTGTGGGGTTTAAGCGAAACACAAATAAATGAATTGGCAAAGAATAAAAAATCCTCTCCAACACTAACCTTTTTCAGCAATGTAAGCGGATACTTATCAGCATTGAATATCAGCGAGGGCGAATATGTTTCAACAGGAACTCCTCTTTTCAAAATTGCTTCATTAGAGACCATTTGGGTGAATGCCGGAATTTATCAGAATGAAATTTCGTATCTCCTTCAAAACCCTGAAATTGAATTGGAGTTTGAAGCATTGCCTGACGAACTTTTTAAAGGACAAATCATTCAGAATCCGCCTATCCTCGATGCCGGCAAACAAGTTGCTGCAGTTATAATTGTTGTCCAAAACAATGCAAGTAGAATAAAACCGGGGATGATGGCAACGATTTCTGTAAAACGCAATCAGAAAAAAGCATTGGTGATTCCTAAATCGGCTTTGGTGCTATCGAAAGAGATTTCAGTCTGGATAGAAACAAAGCCAGGCATGTATGAAAGCAGGATGGTTAAAACCGGAATTGAAAATAAAACGGAAGTGGAAATACTGTCGGGCATCGAAGAAGGTGCTCTTGTTGTTTCTTCCGGTGCTTATCTGTTAAACAGCGGTTTTGTTTTAAAGAATGGAGCCAACGCGATGGGCGGTATGAAAATGTGA
- a CDS encoding efflux RND transporter periplasmic adaptor subunit encodes MDKTVLHIIIILFLIAGCSSNKKQESDENNSMQDMPEMKTEEMSGMNHQSDKSDTGFQNVLAPANKMIISNAQTIHPIVKNISDTIYAAGYIAFDERRNNKVAMRVAGRIEKLYLKYNYQYVYKGDKVLELYSPELNTYQEEFLHHLKTKSDSNLIDATKKKLKLLGLSVMQLNEIEASGQPLKSITIYSLYDGFILYDLPQQQNSSSQNASSVSSGMNGMNGGEGAQQSIAANQMQSGAKISEGDYVSKGQTLFVLNDCKEVYAIVAFDANEGAEIKPNLPVKIKSQLLPGETINASISFMEPSFKEGQKFLQARVYLKNESLNLKVNSIVSIEFAETGKYLVVPSSSVLSLGNRKFVWLKKESSQQGSKMLQAKEIKVGKETGGYMQVISGITAQDEIAKDAGYLLDSESLIKPE; translated from the coding sequence ATGGACAAGACGGTTCTGCATATTATCATCATTCTTTTTTTAATTGCCGGTTGCAGCAGCAATAAAAAGCAGGAGAGCGATGAAAATAATTCGATGCAGGACATGCCTGAAATGAAAACGGAGGAGATGTCAGGAATGAATCATCAATCAGATAAATCAGACACCGGGTTTCAGAATGTTTTAGCTCCTGCAAACAAAATGATAATTTCCAATGCGCAAACCATTCATCCAATAGTTAAGAATATTTCTGACACTATCTATGCTGCCGGATACATTGCATTTGATGAAAGAAGAAATAACAAAGTTGCAATGCGTGTGGCCGGAAGAATCGAAAAACTGTATCTGAAATACAATTATCAGTATGTGTATAAAGGCGATAAAGTGCTGGAGTTGTACAGCCCTGAATTAAATACTTATCAGGAAGAATTCCTGCATCACCTGAAAACAAAAAGTGATTCAAATCTAATTGATGCAACTAAAAAGAAATTAAAATTACTCGGACTTTCCGTAATGCAATTAAATGAAATTGAAGCAAGCGGACAACCGCTGAAATCAATTACCATTTACAGTCTCTATGACGGATTTATTCTTTATGATCTTCCGCAGCAGCAAAATAGTTCATCCCAAAATGCTTCTTCTGTATCATCAGGCATGAACGGAATGAACGGTGGTGAGGGTGCACAACAATCTATAGCCGCAAATCAAATGCAATCAGGTGCAAAAATCAGTGAAGGCGATTATGTAAGCAAAGGACAAACATTGTTTGTGCTGAACGATTGCAAAGAAGTGTATGCCATTGTTGCCTTTGATGCAAATGAAGGCGCGGAAATAAAACCAAACCTTCCGGTGAAAATAAAAAGTCAATTGCTGCCGGGCGAAACGATAAATGCAAGCATCAGTTTTATGGAACCTTCATTTAAAGAAGGACAAAAATTTCTACAGGCAAGAGTATATCTAAAAAATGAATCGTTGAACTTAAAAGTCAACTCAATCGTAAGCATTGAATTTGCAGAAACCGGAAAATATCTTGTAGTTCCTTCTTCTTCTGTATTGTCTCTTGGCAACAGAAAATTTGTCTGGCTCAAAAAAGAAAGTTCGCAGCAGGGAAGTAAAATGTTACAGGCAAAAGAAATTAAAGTCGGAAAAGAAACAGGCGGATACATGCAGGTAATTTCAGGAATTACTGCACAGGACGAAATTGCAAAAGATGCCGGTTACCTGCTCGACAGCGAAAGTTTGATTAAACCCGAATAG
- a CDS encoding TolC family protein, with translation MRKLIQHIIAVLLMLPSASLIAQDTTHLSLQIIFQRIESSYPEILMYDSKIKSIQAQAEGAKSWMPPTASFGLDRFPYDFNMLDSKDDPMNQAGLMFSVEQMIPNSGKLNAKRNYISSLASVQQNDAEWTKNILRSNAKLLYYQRYVAEKKIKTVNESVQLLNLFIATANERYKYNQSDLSTIYKAQAKTADLKNMQLMLQSQIAESNIGLNILMNRAINTSFSIDTGIALNNYETLLFDDTSALKRSDILSIESFITSMALNQNYMSSFKRPDFGLKAQHMQMFGMPNQFSVMGMMTIPIAPWSSKMYKSEVKSMGFEILAMQKEKETMQLMAEKMISEKITMLRYEKEQLRNYESEIIPSYQKNLETSLLAYKQNTGSFFILLDAWDMTLMKQMEYLDKLNSVLKLQAEYEFETERK, from the coding sequence ATGAGAAAACTAATTCAACATATTATCGCTGTTTTGCTGATGCTTCCTTCTGCATCATTGATTGCTCAGGATACTACACATCTGAGTTTGCAAATCATTTTTCAAAGAATTGAATCATCGTATCCTGAAATCCTGATGTATGATTCAAAAATAAAATCCATACAGGCTCAGGCAGAAGGTGCAAAAAGCTGGATGCCGCCAACCGCTTCATTCGGACTTGACAGGTTTCCTTATGATTTTAATATGCTCGATTCAAAGGATGACCCTATGAACCAGGCAGGGTTGATGTTTTCCGTTGAGCAAATGATCCCGAATAGCGGAAAGCTGAATGCCAAAAGAAATTACATCAGTTCTCTTGCAAGTGTCCAGCAGAATGATGCCGAGTGGACAAAAAATATTCTTCGCAGTAATGCAAAGCTGCTCTATTACCAGCGATATGTAGCAGAGAAAAAAATAAAAACAGTGAATGAGAGTGTTCAATTGCTTAATCTTTTTATTGCCACTGCTAATGAACGGTACAAATACAATCAATCCGACTTGAGCACCATTTACAAAGCGCAGGCAAAAACCGCCGATTTGAAAAACATGCAATTGATGTTGCAATCACAAATTGCCGAGAGCAATATCGGATTGAATATTTTGATGAACCGCGCCATCAATACTTCATTCAGCATTGACACAGGCATAGCATTAAATAATTATGAAACACTCCTTTTTGATGATACTTCAGCTCTAAAGCGAAGCGATATTCTTTCAATTGAAAGCTTCATCACATCAATGGCTTTGAATCAGAATTACATGTCCTCTTTTAAAAGACCGGACTTCGGCCTAAAAGCTCAGCATATGCAGATGTTCGGAATGCCGAATCAGTTTTCTGTGATGGGAATGATGACCATTCCGATTGCTCCCTGGTCTTCAAAAATGTATAAGTCGGAGGTGAAATCAATGGGTTTTGAAATTTTAGCCATGCAGAAAGAAAAAGAAACCATGCAATTGATGGCAGAAAAAATGATTTCAGAAAAAATTACCATGCTGAGATATGAAAAAGAACAACTGAGAAATTACGAGAGCGAAATCATTCCCTCGTATCAGAAAAATCTGGAAACATCCTTATTGGCTTACAAGCAAAATACAGGAAGCTTTTTCATACTGCTCGATGCATGGGATATGACATTGATGAAGCAAATGGAATACCTTGATAAGCTGAACAGCGTATTGAAGCTGCAGGCAGAATATGAATTTGAAACTGAAAGAAAATAA